From a region of the Falco peregrinus isolate bFalPer1 chromosome 5, bFalPer1.pri, whole genome shotgun sequence genome:
- the GAD2 gene encoding glutamate decarboxylase 2 isoform X2 codes for MYAMLIARFKMFPEVKEKGMAAIPRLVAFTSEHSHFSVKKGAAALGIGTDSVILIRCDERGKMIPSDLERRILEAKQKGFVPFLVSATAGTTVYGAFDPLIAIADICKKYKIWMHVDGAWGGGLLMSRKHKWKLNGVERANSVTWNPHKMMGVPLQCSALLVREEGLMQSCNQMHASYLFQQDKHYDLSYDTGDKALQCGRHVDVFKLWLMWRAKGTTGFEAQIDKCLELAEYLYNKIKNREGYEMVFDGKPQHTNVCFWYIPPSLRSMEDNEERMSRLMKVAPVIKARMMEYGTTMVSYQPLGDKVNFFRMVISNPAATHQDIDFLIDEIERLGQDL; via the exons ATGTATGCTATGTTGATTGCACGTTTCAAGATGTTCCCAGAAGTTAAGGAAAAAGGAATGGCAGCTATTCCCAGACTGGTTGCCTTCACATCAGAACAT agtcacttttctgtgaagaaaggaGCTGCAGCCTTGGGTATTGGTACAGATAGTGTGATTTTGATTAGATGCGATGAGAG AGGGAAAATGATCCCATCAGACCTTGAAAGAAGAATTCTTGAAGCCAAACAAAAA GGATTTGTTCCTTTTCTGGTGAGTGCCACAGCTGGGACAACAGTGTACGGGGCGTTTGATCCTCTCATAGCCATTGCAGACATCTgcaagaaatacaaaatctgGATGCACGTAGAT GGAGCGTGGGGTGGCGGGCTCCTGATgtcaagaaaacacaaatggaAGTTAAATGGCGTTGAAAG GGCCAATTCAGTAACGTGGAACCCTCACAAGATGATGGGCGTCCCGCTGCAGTGTTCAGCCCTGCTAGTAAGAGAAGAG GGATTGATGCAGAGTTGCAATCAAATGCATGCTTCCTACCTCTTTCAACAAGACAAACACTATGACCTGTCTTACGACACAGGAGACAAGGCTTTGCAATGTGGGCGGCATGTTGATGTCTTCAAGCTATGGCTGATGTGGAGAGCAAAG GGAACCACAGGATTTGAAGCACAAATTGATAAGTGCTTGGAACTTGCAGAATACctatacaataaaataaagaacagagaAGGGTATGAAATGGTGTTTGATGGAAAG cCTCAGCACACAAATGTTTGCTTCTGGTATATACCTCCCAGCTTGCGCAGTATGGAAGACAATGAAGAAAGAATGAGCCGCCTTATGAAA GTGGCACCAGTGATAAAAGCCAGGATGATGGAGTATGGCACAACCATGGTGAGCTATCAGCCCCTGGGAGACAAAGTAAACTTCTTCCGGATGGTAATCTCAAACCCCGCAGCAACTCACCAAGACATTGATTTCCTGATTGATGAAATAGAACGCCTGGGACAAGATTTATAA